A window of the Streptomyces sp. JB150 genome harbors these coding sequences:
- a CDS encoding LacI family DNA-binding transcriptional regulator — translation MVQIPKTPAPAQRSVPTSADVARLAGVSRATVSYVLNNTSAVRISEPTRRRVHEAAEELGYVPHAAARSLRAGHSRMVLMPAPAIPVGPLYSQFINELQWALGRLDYTVVQYGSLGLTGDEAARAWAELRPVAVLVPGFGLGPRGVALLKRSGARAVVTLGPEPVEGAHALLMDHAAVGRAAGAHLYARGRRRIGVVVPEEPGLEPFSRPRLDGVRQALRGTDATVTELPLAYEERSAARLAARWGDLGLDGVFAYNDEYAVLLMRALQDEGVDLPGDTALIGADDLMAGRLLRPRLSTVHIELPSGRDLAELVDRAVREPGAALEHREVLGAAVVHRDSS, via the coding sequence ATGGTGCAGATACCGAAAACGCCCGCGCCCGCGCAGCGTTCCGTGCCCACGAGTGCCGATGTGGCCCGTCTGGCCGGCGTCTCCCGGGCGACCGTCTCCTACGTCCTGAACAACACCAGCGCCGTACGCATCAGCGAACCCACCCGCCGCCGGGTCCACGAGGCCGCCGAGGAACTCGGATACGTCCCCCACGCGGCGGCCCGCAGCCTGCGCGCCGGGCACAGCCGGATGGTCCTGATGCCCGCCCCGGCCATCCCGGTCGGACCGCTCTACAGCCAGTTCATCAACGAGCTCCAGTGGGCCCTCGGCCGCCTCGACTACACGGTCGTGCAGTACGGCAGCCTGGGCCTGACCGGCGACGAGGCGGCCCGCGCCTGGGCCGAGCTGCGCCCCGTGGCCGTCCTCGTGCCCGGCTTTGGCCTCGGCCCGCGGGGCGTCGCCCTGCTCAAGCGCTCCGGCGCCCGCGCCGTGGTCACCCTCGGACCCGAGCCCGTCGAGGGCGCGCACGCCCTGCTCATGGACCACGCGGCGGTCGGCCGGGCGGCGGGCGCGCATCTGTACGCGCGCGGACGGCGCCGGATCGGTGTCGTCGTCCCCGAGGAGCCCGGCCTGGAGCCCTTCTCCCGCCCCCGCCTGGACGGCGTACGCCAGGCCCTGCGCGGCACCGACGCCACCGTGACCGAGCTGCCGCTCGCCTACGAGGAGCGGTCCGCCGCCCGGCTCGCCGCGCGCTGGGGCGACCTCGGCCTCGACGGGGTGTTCGCGTACAACGACGAGTACGCCGTGCTGCTCATGCGCGCGCTCCAGGACGAGGGCGTCGACCTCCCCGGCGACACGGCCCTGATCGGCGCCGACGACCTCATGGCCGGACGGCTGCTGCGGCCCCGCCTCAGCACCGTCCACATCGAACTGCCGTCGGGCCGTGACCTCGCCGAACTCGTCGACCGCGCGGTCCGCGAACCCGGCGCCGCGCTGGAGCACCGCGAGGTGCTGGGCGCCGCGGTGGTGCACCGCGACTCCAGCTGA
- the trxA gene encoding thioredoxin: MSSTVELTKENFDQTVTDNDFVLIDFWAEWCGPCRQFAPVYEKAAQANPDLVFGKVDTEAQPELAAAFGIQSIPTLMIVRDQVAVFAQPGALPEAALADVIGQARALDMDEVRKAVAEQQAKAAQGGGGQADR, encoded by the coding sequence ATGAGCAGCACCGTGGAGCTGACCAAGGAGAACTTCGACCAGACGGTCACGGACAACGACTTCGTGCTGATCGACTTCTGGGCGGAGTGGTGCGGTCCCTGCCGGCAGTTCGCGCCGGTGTACGAGAAGGCGGCGCAGGCCAACCCGGACCTGGTGTTCGGCAAGGTGGACACCGAGGCCCAGCCGGAGCTGGCGGCGGCCTTCGGCATCCAGTCCATCCCGACGCTGATGATCGTCCGCGACCAGGTGGCCGTGTTCGCGCAGCCCGGCGCGCTGCCCGAGGCGGCGCTGGCGGATGTGATCGGGCAGGCCCGCGCTCTCGACATGGACGAGGTCCGCAAGGCGGTCGCCGAGCAGCAGGCGAAGGCGGCGCAGGGCGGTGGCGGTCAGGCAGACCGCTGA
- a CDS encoding NAD(P)/FAD-dependent oxidoreductase has translation MTETDSIAYDVVVLGAGPVGENVADRTRAAGLTTAVVESELVGGECSYWACMPSKALLRPVIARADARRVPGLRHLVQGPLDAPAVLAHRDEYTSHWHDDGQADWLKGVGADLYRGHGRLAGPRTVTVTGPDGSRRTLTARHAVAVCTGSRARLPGLPGLADVRPWTSREATSAKTVPGRLIVVGGGVVATEMATAWQALGSRVTMLVRGKGLLPRMEPFAGELVAEALTEAGAEIRTGTSVTAVSREDGTVVAVTDAGDRVEADEILFATGRAPRTDDIGLDTVGLEPGRPLPVDDSLRVPGTDWLYAVGDVNERALLTHQGKYQARIAGAAIAARASGEAALEAEPWGAHAATADHAAVPQVVFTDPEAAAVGLSLAEAEAAGHRVRAVDVDLASVAGAGLYADGYRGRARMVVDLEDEILRGVTFVGPGVGELIHSATIAVVGQVPVGRLWHAVPSYPTVSEVWLRLLEAYRDS, from the coding sequence ATGACGGAAACGGATTCCATCGCGTACGACGTCGTGGTCCTCGGAGCCGGGCCCGTGGGGGAGAACGTCGCCGACCGCACGCGCGCGGCCGGCCTCACCACCGCGGTCGTGGAGAGCGAACTGGTCGGCGGCGAGTGCTCCTACTGGGCGTGCATGCCCAGCAAGGCCCTGCTGCGCCCGGTGATCGCCCGCGCGGACGCCCGCCGCGTCCCCGGTCTGCGCCACCTCGTGCAGGGCCCCCTCGACGCGCCCGCCGTGCTCGCCCACCGGGACGAGTACACCTCCCACTGGCACGACGACGGGCAGGCCGACTGGCTGAAGGGCGTCGGCGCCGACCTCTACCGGGGCCACGGCCGCCTCGCCGGACCCCGCACGGTGACGGTCACCGGCCCCGACGGCAGCAGGCGCACCCTCACCGCCCGGCACGCCGTGGCCGTCTGCACCGGCAGCCGCGCCCGGCTGCCCGGACTGCCGGGGCTCGCCGACGTCCGGCCCTGGACCAGTCGCGAGGCCACCAGCGCCAAGACGGTGCCCGGACGGCTGATCGTGGTCGGCGGCGGCGTGGTCGCCACCGAGATGGCCACCGCCTGGCAGGCCCTCGGATCCCGGGTGACCATGCTGGTGCGCGGCAAGGGGCTGCTCCCGCGCATGGAGCCGTTCGCCGGGGAGCTGGTCGCCGAGGCGCTGACCGAGGCCGGCGCCGAGATCCGCACCGGCACGTCCGTGACGGCGGTCAGCCGGGAGGACGGCACGGTGGTCGCCGTGACCGACGCCGGCGACCGCGTCGAGGCGGACGAGATCCTGTTCGCCACCGGCCGCGCCCCCCGCACCGACGACATCGGCCTGGACACCGTCGGCCTGGAGCCCGGCCGCCCGCTGCCGGTCGACGACAGCCTGCGCGTCCCCGGCACCGACTGGCTCTACGCCGTCGGCGACGTCAACGAGCGGGCCCTCCTCACCCACCAGGGCAAGTACCAGGCCCGGATCGCGGGCGCCGCGATCGCCGCCCGCGCCTCCGGAGAGGCCGCGCTGGAGGCCGAGCCGTGGGGCGCGCACGCCGCCACCGCCGACCACGCCGCCGTACCGCAGGTCGTCTTCACCGACCCCGAGGCGGCGGCCGTCGGCCTCTCCCTGGCCGAGGCGGAGGCCGCCGGACACCGCGTCCGCGCCGTCGACGTCGACCTCGCGTCGGTCGCGGGTGCCGGACTCTACGCCGACGGCTACCGCGGCCGCGCCCGCATGGTCGTCGACCTGGAGGACGAGATCCTGCGCGGCGTCACGTTCGTCGGCCCCGGCGTCGGCGAGCTGATCCACTCCGCCACCATCGCCGTCGTGGGCCAGGTCCCGGTCGGCCGGCTGTGGCACGCCGTCCCGTCGTACCCGACGGTCAGCGAGGTGTGGCTGCGGCTGCTGGAGGCCTACCGGGACAGCTGA
- a CDS encoding peptide deformylase → MSTPSHRVPVAEQVEELLAAEGPLPIVAAGDPVLRRPAEPFDGQLEPALLARFVEALRRTMHAAPGVGLAAPQVGIGLRIAVLEDPAPVPEEVRRARGRVPLPFRVLVNPSYEPVGGERAAFFEGCLSVPGWQAVVARPARVRLTGADEHGRAVDEVVSGWPARIVQHETDHLDGVLYLDRAEPRSLSSHQAVAERWNQPTPEEAARALGFPLPR, encoded by the coding sequence ATGTCTACTCCCAGCCATCGCGTGCCCGTTGCCGAGCAGGTCGAGGAACTCCTGGCCGCGGAAGGGCCGTTGCCCATCGTGGCGGCGGGCGATCCGGTGCTGCGGCGGCCGGCCGAGCCGTTCGACGGCCAGCTGGAGCCTGCCCTGCTGGCCCGTTTCGTCGAGGCGCTGCGCCGCACGATGCACGCGGCGCCGGGGGTGGGGCTCGCCGCGCCGCAGGTCGGGATCGGGCTGCGGATCGCGGTGCTGGAGGATCCGGCGCCGGTGCCGGAGGAGGTGCGGCGGGCGCGCGGGCGGGTGCCGCTGCCGTTCCGGGTGCTGGTCAACCCGTCGTACGAGCCGGTCGGCGGTGAGCGGGCGGCGTTCTTCGAGGGGTGTCTGAGCGTGCCGGGCTGGCAGGCGGTGGTGGCGCGGCCGGCGCGGGTGCGGCTGACGGGCGCGGACGAGCACGGCCGCGCCGTGGACGAGGTGGTCTCCGGCTGGCCCGCGCGGATCGTGCAGCACGAGACCGACCACCTCGACGGCGTGCTGTACCTCGACCGCGCGGAGCCGCGCTCGCTGTCGTCGCACCAGGCGGTGGCGGAGCGCTGGAACCAGCCGACACCCGAGGAGGCCGCGCGGGCCCTGGGGTTCCCGCTCCCCCGGTGA
- a CDS encoding PepSY domain-containing protein yields the protein MTTAPSPHADEATQPAAPSAPPRGWAPLRPLILRLHFYAGVLVAPFLLVAAVTGLLYAGSFQAEKIVYADELTVPVGDAKLPVSQQVAAAREAHPEGTVTAVRPSPAADATTRVLLSGVPGVDPDHTLAVFVDPYTAKVKGALEQYGASGALPLRTWIDELHRDLHLGETGRLYSELAASWLWVIAAGGLVLWFSRRRALRKLRGTSGRRRTLGLHGTVGAWAAAGFLFLSATGLTWSAYAGANIDELRTSLGGATPVLSSAAGEHAEHGGAGSSGGEQAAPGAGLDTVLAAARAEGLTDPVEIQPPADASSAYVVKQVQRIWPEKQDAVAVDPATGEVLDVLRFADYPVLAKLTRWGIDLHSGVLFGLANQIALMLLAASLIVLIVWGYRMWWQRGRDSAFGRPVPRGAWAQVPPQVLVPLLAAVAVVGYFVPLLGIPLAAFLLVDIVLGEIAHRRGRRTYAAK from the coding sequence ATGACCACCGCTCCCTCGCCCCACGCGGACGAGGCCACCCAGCCGGCCGCGCCGAGCGCGCCGCCCCGCGGCTGGGCTCCGCTGCGCCCGCTGATCCTGCGCCTGCACTTCTACGCCGGGGTGCTCGTCGCCCCGTTCCTGCTCGTCGCCGCGGTCACCGGCCTGCTGTACGCCGGATCCTTCCAGGCCGAGAAGATCGTCTACGCCGACGAGCTGACCGTCCCCGTCGGCGACGCCAAGCTCCCCGTCTCCCAGCAGGTCGCCGCCGCCCGCGAGGCCCACCCCGAGGGCACGGTCACCGCCGTACGGCCCTCGCCCGCCGCCGACGCCACCACCAGGGTGCTGCTCTCCGGCGTCCCCGGCGTCGACCCCGACCACACCCTCGCCGTCTTCGTCGACCCGTACACCGCCAAGGTGAAGGGCGCCCTCGAACAGTACGGCGCGTCCGGCGCGCTGCCGCTGCGCACCTGGATCGACGAACTCCACCGCGATCTGCACCTCGGCGAGACCGGCCGCCTCTACAGCGAACTCGCCGCCAGCTGGCTGTGGGTGATCGCGGCCGGCGGACTGGTCCTCTGGTTCTCCCGCCGCCGCGCCCTGCGCAAACTGCGCGGCACCAGCGGCCGGCGCCGCACCCTGGGACTGCACGGCACCGTCGGCGCCTGGGCCGCGGCCGGCTTCCTGTTCCTCTCGGCCACCGGCCTGACCTGGTCGGCGTACGCCGGAGCGAACATCGACGAACTGCGCACCTCGCTCGGCGGTGCCACGCCGGTGCTCTCCTCGGCGGCGGGGGAACACGCCGAGCACGGCGGTGCGGGCTCCTCCGGCGGCGAGCAGGCCGCGCCCGGCGCCGGCCTCGACACGGTGCTGGCCGCGGCGCGCGCGGAAGGGCTGACCGACCCCGTCGAGATCCAGCCGCCCGCCGACGCCTCGTCCGCGTACGTCGTCAAGCAGGTGCAGCGCATCTGGCCGGAGAAGCAGGACGCGGTGGCGGTCGACCCGGCCACCGGCGAGGTCCTGGACGTGCTGCGGTTCGCGGACTACCCGGTCCTGGCCAAGCTGACCCGCTGGGGGATCGACCTGCACTCCGGCGTCCTGTTCGGCCTGGCCAACCAGATCGCCCTGATGCTCCTCGCCGCCTCCCTGATCGTCCTGATCGTGTGGGGCTACCGCATGTGGTGGCAGCGCGGCCGCGACTCCGCCTTCGGCCGCCCCGTCCCGCGCGGCGCCTGGGCGCAGGTGCCGCCGCAAGTCCTCGTCCCGCTGCTCGCCGCGGTCGCGGTCGTCGGCTACTTCGTGCCGCTGCTCGGCATCCCGCTGGCCGCGTTCCTGCTCGTGGACATCGTGCTCGGCGAGATCGCCCACCGGCGGGGGCGGCGGACGTACGCGGCGAAGTAG
- a CDS encoding tetratricopeptide repeat protein gives MDTTYYDHGTPAERWERARMFFDAKDYAAAARVLDGLVGEAPEQTGPRLLLARAYYHSAQLRRAEAELRVIVERDPVEHYARLMLGRTLQRQGRQEEAEPHLRIASALAGDFERL, from the coding sequence GTGGACACGACGTACTACGACCACGGGACGCCCGCGGAGCGCTGGGAGCGCGCGCGGATGTTCTTCGACGCCAAGGACTACGCAGCCGCGGCGCGGGTCCTGGACGGGCTGGTCGGGGAGGCGCCGGAGCAGACCGGTCCGCGTCTGCTGCTGGCTCGCGCCTACTACCACTCGGCCCAGCTGCGCCGCGCCGAGGCCGAGCTGCGGGTCATCGTGGAGCGCGATCCGGTGGAGCACTACGCCCGGCTGATGCTGGGCCGTACGCTCCAGCGCCAGGGGCGGCAGGAGGAGGCCGAGCCCCATCTGCGGATCGCGTCCGCGCTGGCCGGTGACTTCGAGCGGCTCTGA
- a CDS encoding MarR family winged helix-turn-helix transcriptional regulator, whose translation MTIHTNPTSTTPGPSATPLLNSRVLALAHYAARAVLESVLVRHGLVFQESVALRVVAVAGAPVDRNALVGEVVGALKADPADAHRTVTALADKGLVAAEGAVVRMTDAGRELYAALSAETQEISARIYAGIPEEDLAVAGRVLALVTERENAELAARNG comes from the coding sequence ATGACGATCCACACGAACCCGACGTCCACCACGCCCGGCCCCTCCGCCACGCCCCTCCTCAACAGCCGCGTCCTGGCACTCGCCCACTACGCCGCCCGCGCGGTCCTCGAGTCCGTGCTCGTCCGGCACGGGCTGGTCTTCCAGGAGTCGGTCGCCCTGCGGGTGGTCGCCGTCGCCGGGGCGCCCGTGGACCGAAACGCCCTCGTCGGTGAGGTCGTCGGCGCGCTCAAGGCCGACCCGGCCGACGCGCACCGCACCGTGACCGCGCTGGCGGACAAGGGGCTGGTCGCGGCCGAGGGGGCCGTCGTACGGATGACCGACGCCGGGCGGGAGCTGTACGCCGCGCTCTCCGCCGAGACGCAGGAGATCTCCGCGCGGATCTACGCCGGGATCCCCGAGGAGGACCTGGCCGTCGCCGGGCGGGTGCTCGCCCTCGTCACCGAGCGGGAGAACGCCGAACTGGCGGCCCGGAACGGCTGA
- a CDS encoding MarR family transcriptional regulator, translated as MSATHDGATPGFLVWRLSMKWRVAVDRAVAPLGLTHAQYSLVASLYGMQRAGERPSQRRLADHTGLEPLYVSKLARALEAAGLLERARDPRDPRAVQLALTERGREVTRQAIDVVQELLRQLLEPLGGLDSPRARDFSRDLRTLLDAPLDTSLHAPLDAPPDHHANQQEQQP; from the coding sequence ATGAGCGCGACACACGATGGCGCCACGCCGGGTTTCCTGGTCTGGCGGCTGTCCATGAAGTGGCGGGTGGCGGTCGACCGCGCGGTGGCCCCGCTGGGGCTCACGCACGCGCAGTACTCGCTGGTGGCCTCGCTGTACGGCATGCAGCGCGCCGGGGAGCGTCCCAGCCAGCGGCGGCTGGCCGACCACACCGGGCTCGAACCGCTCTACGTGTCGAAGCTGGCGCGCGCCCTGGAGGCCGCGGGGCTGCTCGAACGCGCCCGCGATCCCCGCGATCCGCGTGCCGTGCAGCTCGCCCTCACCGAGCGGGGGCGGGAGGTCACCCGGCAGGCCATCGACGTCGTCCAGGAGCTGCTCCGGCAGTTGCTGGAGCCGCTCGGCGGCCTCGACAGTCCCCGTGCCCGGGACTTCAGCCGCGATCTTCGCACTCTGCTCGACGCACCCCTCGACACATCGCTCCACGCACCGCTCGACGCCCCTCCCGACCATCACGCGAACCAGCAGGAGCAGCAGCCATGA
- a CDS encoding BTAD domain-containing putative transcriptional regulator yields the protein MVSVNETAPRRAHLALLGGFSLTVGDAPVPVPPAPARLLAFVAVSCRGAVPRALVAGSLWPEAPEHCANANLRSALVRLRDPGRSALEVTSSAVRLAPGVSVDYHRARALAALVLDPDGSPLHRPRFGATTVLDLSADLLPGWYEDWVLQEAETWRQLRTHALERLAADFMAARRHPEAVIAAHAAVQADPLRESSRGTLIRAHLAEGNATQARREFERYARRLRVETGVSPPDRLRRLVAGDRRGLRGG from the coding sequence GTGGTCAGCGTGAACGAGACCGCGCCTCGCCGAGCGCACCTCGCGCTCCTCGGTGGTTTCTCCCTCACGGTCGGCGACGCACCGGTGCCCGTGCCGCCCGCGCCCGCCCGTCTGCTGGCCTTCGTGGCGGTGTCCTGCCGGGGCGCCGTACCGCGCGCGCTCGTCGCCGGCAGCCTGTGGCCCGAGGCCCCCGAGCACTGCGCCAACGCCAACCTCCGCTCGGCACTCGTCCGCCTGCGCGACCCCGGCCGCAGCGCCCTGGAGGTGACCTCCTCCGCCGTACGCCTGGCCCCCGGCGTCAGCGTCGACTACCACCGGGCGCGGGCCCTCGCCGCGCTGGTGCTGGACCCGGACGGATCCCCGCTCCACCGCCCGAGATTCGGCGCCACCACGGTGCTGGACCTGTCCGCCGACCTGCTGCCGGGCTGGTACGAGGACTGGGTGCTGCAGGAGGCCGAGACGTGGCGCCAGCTGCGCACGCACGCCCTGGAGAGACTGGCCGCCGACTTCATGGCGGCCCGGCGCCACCCCGAGGCGGTCATCGCCGCGCACGCCGCCGTCCAGGCGGACCCGCTGCGGGAGAGCAGCCGGGGCACACTGATCCGCGCCCATCTCGCGGAGGGCAACGCCACCCAGGCACGCCGGGAGTTCGAGCGGTACGCGCGCCGGCTGCGGGTGGAGACCGGGGTGAGCCCGCCGGACCGGCTGCGCAGACTGGTGGCGGGGGACAGGCGCGGGCTGCGCGGCGGGTGA
- a CDS encoding pirin family protein: protein MSNLDRQAVPSVCGGRGFVVADPVRELLSPRRVPLGESTEVRRLLPNLGRRMVGAWCFVDHYGPDDIADEPGMQVPPHPHMGLQTVSWLHEGEVLHRDSTGSRRLIRPRELGLMTSGRAISHSEESPRSHARFLHGAQLWIALPDAHRHTDPHFEHHGDLPVVTAPGLRATLILGDLDGATSPGTAYTPIVGADLALTRGTDVRLPLEPDFEYAVLSMSGEAHVDGVPVLSGSMLYLGCGRTELPLRADSDADLMLLGGEPFEEELIMFWNWIGRSQKEIEQARRDWMEGARFGEVKGYDGAPLPAPELPPVPLKPRGRVR, encoded by the coding sequence ATGAGCAATCTCGACCGTCAGGCGGTACCGAGCGTGTGCGGCGGCCGTGGTTTCGTGGTGGCGGATCCGGTACGCGAACTCCTCAGCCCGCGCCGGGTGCCGCTCGGCGAGTCGACGGAGGTCCGCCGGCTGCTGCCCAACCTGGGCCGCCGGATGGTGGGCGCATGGTGCTTCGTCGACCACTATGGGCCCGACGACATCGCCGACGAGCCCGGCATGCAGGTGCCGCCGCACCCGCACATGGGCCTGCAGACCGTCAGCTGGCTGCACGAGGGCGAGGTCCTGCACCGCGACTCGACCGGCAGCCGCCGGCTGATCCGCCCGCGCGAACTCGGCCTGATGACCTCCGGCCGGGCGATCAGCCACTCCGAGGAGAGCCCCCGGTCACACGCCCGCTTCCTGCACGGCGCCCAGCTCTGGATCGCCCTCCCGGACGCCCACCGGCACACCGACCCGCACTTCGAACACCACGGTGACCTCCCGGTCGTCACGGCACCCGGCCTGCGGGCCACCCTGATCCTCGGCGACCTCGACGGCGCGACCTCACCGGGGACCGCGTACACCCCGATCGTCGGCGCCGACCTCGCCCTCACCCGCGGCACGGATGTCCGCCTCCCCCTCGAACCGGACTTCGAGTACGCCGTCCTCTCCATGTCCGGCGAGGCCCACGTCGACGGCGTCCCCGTCCTTTCCGGCTCCATGCTCTACCTCGGCTGCGGCCGCACCGAACTCCCCTTGCGCGCCGACTCCGACGCGGACCTGATGCTTCTGGGCGGCGAGCCGTTCGAGGAAGAACTGATCATGTTCTGGAACTGGATCGGACGCTCCCAGAAGGAGATCGAACAGGCACGGCGGGACTGGATGGAAGGGGCGCGATTCGGCGAGGTGAAGGGGTACGACGGTGCTCCGCTGCCTGCTCCGGAGCTGCCGCCGGTCCCGTTGAAGCCGCGGGGAAGGGTCCGCTGA